The Patescibacteria group bacterium genome window below encodes:
- the tsaE gene encoding tRNA (adenosine(37)-N6)-threonylcarbamoyltransferase complex ATPase subunit type 1 TsaE yields MKKIIKVLNSEAETKKFGQELAKSFKGGEVIGLIGELGAGKTSLVKGLALGLGVKKNITSPTFIIMNIYKVKHEKIKNLVHVDAYRIKKGQALLGIGLGDYLGDPQSITIIEWADLVPDILNKKVTIIKLKHLGGDKRKISINY; encoded by the coding sequence ATGAAAAAAATAATAAAAGTTTTAAATTCTGAGGCAGAAACCAAAAAATTTGGACAAGAATTAGCTAAGAGCTTTAAAGGAGGAGAGGTAATTGGTTTAATTGGAGAGTTGGGAGCCGGCAAGACTTCTTTAGTTAAGGGACTAGCCTTGGGTTTAGGGGTTAAAAAGAACATTACTAGTCCTACCTTTATTATTATGAATATTTATAAAGTTAAACATGAGAAGATTAAGAACCTTGTTCATGTTGATGCCTATAGGATAAAAAAAGGCCAAGCTTTATTGGGTATAGGGCTTGGTGATTATCTTGGGGATCCGCAAAGTATAACAATTATAGAGTGGGCCGATCTAGTACCGGATATTTTAAATAAAAAGGTTACTATTATTAAACTAAAACATTTAGGAGGAGATAAAAGAAAGATTAGTATTAATTACTAA